The DNA window CCAAAATCATCCAATATAGAACTTAATACCATGATAATAAAACCGTATAATAGAATTTCACGAATTCTCCTTTTATCCACAAATTTCCACCAAATCAGCCAGGGAGCAATGAATATACCAAGAAGAACCCACCAATTGAATGTAAATACTACATTATCCATCCAATACTGATGCTCTAGATTTGTTAATTGTTTTTGTAGATTAATTATTTCTTTAAAAACATCCATTGTTAGCCACCACATTTTTACAAATATGAAATTTTACTTCATGTATAGTATGTTCATATCACAAAAAAACCATTCTATTAATACATCCTGTATATAAGCCTTTCACTTTACTGTTCCTAAATAATATCCAGCTAAAAAAATAGTAGTAATAAAAATAAAGTGAAAGACAATAAATGCCCATTTACCGTAGCGAAAAGATTTAGAATCAATAGGATTTCGCAAATTATCTGGGATAATCAAATCACCAATCCAATCAAATATTAACAAAAATATCCACCACCATGTATATGAATCCCAAAAATCCCATTTCCAATCATACTGAATTAGGTTTGTATTAAGGAGTAGTAATGTTTCTCCTAGCATACCTAAATGAACAATTCCCCAATAAAAAGGAATCTTATATGCCCATGAATTAGGACTGTATCTTACACCAACCAAAACTAAAAAAGGAAATGAGGTGAAAATTATTTCAAAAGGCATTGAGGAAATAGAAGGGAA is part of the Abyssisolibacter fermentans genome and encodes:
- a CDS encoding CBO0543 family protein, whose product is MNLQLNMETLISITAIIISCVGSYLILKINWKKYGLLFLSSGFIGIILCYIFIKIGFYSYPFRLFPSISSMPFEIIFTSFPFLVLVGVRYSPNSWAYKIPFYWGIVHLGMLGETLLLLNTNLIQYDWKWDFWDSYTWWWIFLLIFDWIGDLIIPDNLRNPIDSKSFRYGKWAFIVFHFIFITTIFLAGYYLGTVK